One genomic segment of Musa acuminata AAA Group cultivar baxijiao chromosome BXJ3-3, Cavendish_Baxijiao_AAA, whole genome shotgun sequence includes these proteins:
- the LOC135633190 gene encoding uncharacterized protein LOC135633190: MRLYCWRVESVPSADRRTNTGQEMFRRRVTSLASLASTLINSTPSSRISPSRHPRSCLSFFAAASSSAEPAASTGSDTGKRGKRSFGRKLFQIGLISLTGGVFLSGLNDLAIFHGCSSKAIEKASQNQQIVESLGLPIVRGPWYDASLAVGHKRHSVSCTFPVSGPQGSGIFQLKAIRQGDETNFSFLRHHDWDILIMDALLHVPSNDEKHQTVRISLSENNSPLPSMECKECRLSESAMPEK, from the exons ATGCGTCTATATTGTTGGCGAGTCGAATCGGTTCCTTCGGCGGACCGACGCACGAACACAGGGCAAGAGATGTTCCGGCGGCGTGTGACTTCTCTGGCTTCCCTCGCTTCCACTCTCATCAATTCCACCCCGAGTTCGAGGATCTCTCCGTCTCGCCATCCCCGTTCCTGCCT TTCCTTCTTTGCTGCTGCTTCCTCCTCCGCGGAACCGGCTGCGAGCACCGGTAGTGACACGGGTAAGAGGGGGAAGAGGTCCTTTGGCCGGAAGCTCTTCCAGATCGGCTTGATTAGCCTTACGGGAGGGGTTTTTCTCAGTGGGCTCAACGATCTCGCTATCTTCCATGGCTGTAGCAG TAAAGCCATCGAAAAGGCTAGCCAGAATCAGCAAATAGTAGAGTCTCTTGGCCTGCCAATAGTAAGGGGCCCATGGTATGATGCATCTCTTGCCGTTGGTCACAAGAGGCATTCTGTATCCTGCACATTTCCTGTTTCCGGACCACAAGGATCTGGCATATTTCAGTTGAAGGCTATTCGCCAAGGAG ATGAGACAAACTTTTCGTTTTTAAGGCATCATGACTGGGATATACTGATAATGGATGCTCTCCTTCATGTTCCCTCCAATGATGAGAAGCACCAGACTGTACGAATAAGTCTTTCCGAGAATAATTCCCCGTTGCCATCCATGGAGTGCAAGGAGTGCAGACTTTCAGAATCCGCAATGCCTGAAAAATGA